A genomic segment from Candidatus Delongbacteria bacterium encodes:
- a CDS encoding leucine-rich repeat protein, giving the protein MASEWEIDPENGEVRPTGTPVPTESPSPTPTPDDSIFGDFTYRIIDNAAIITGLSANWNAYKTVLAIPAEMDGAPVNAIGDNAFSEQTNMVTITLPETLESIGAYAFSDCDSIVVMHIPDSVVEMGEGVFSGCDNLIEVNVPTNIEVINTFTFRNCSNLLYLSIPESILKIGEGAFSGCTQLLDIAMNNSLTSIGKEAFKDCKGLISLYMPDSVLTLGEGALYNCTGLIEIYLSDSLTQIRDNTFKGCGKIQSLVLPENITSIGAYAFSYCENITELIIPSTVNYIGEYAFERCKSLISINIPPLITLINDGTFYGCIMLSEIELPSALSIIGDAAFQGCNSLSNFRIPDSVQSIGERAFAACSSITDISLPEGLGIVSYHLFSGCSELVSITIPSSIRSLEDGAFSSCSRLKSIELPDSITIIPDYSFFRCYELTSIIIPMATTNIGYHAFYYCENLTTITLQENIQKIGDGAFLTNSGLETTLYVYSVYPPKITHLGLSTELTSIFVPAQAINNYMNSPDWLIYKDSINSME; this is encoded by the coding sequence ATGGCATCGGAATGGGAGATTGATCCTGAAAACGGAGAGGTCAGACCTACAGGAACTCCTGTACCGACAGAGTCACCTTCTCCAACGCCTACACCTGATGATTCAATTTTTGGCGATTTTACTTATCGGATCATTGATAATGCTGCAATAATTACAGGTTTATCTGCGAATTGGAATGCATACAAGACTGTTTTAGCTATTCCGGCAGAAATGGATGGGGCGCCAGTAAATGCTATAGGAGATAATGCTTTTTCCGAGCAAACTAATATGGTTACCATTACTCTTCCTGAAACTCTGGAAAGCATTGGAGCCTATGCATTCAGTGATTGTGATAGTATTGTTGTGATGCATATTCCTGACTCTGTTGTAGAGATGGGTGAAGGAGTTTTTTCAGGGTGTGATAATCTTATTGAAGTAAATGTTCCGACAAATATTGAAGTCATTAATACATTTACATTTCGAAATTGTTCTAATCTTTTATATCTCAGTATACCTGAATCCATACTTAAAATCGGAGAAGGGGCCTTTTCAGGTTGTACTCAGCTATTGGATATTGCTATGAATAATTCTCTCACTAGTATTGGGAAGGAAGCTTTTAAGGATTGTAAGGGATTGATCAGTTTATATATGCCCGATTCGGTTTTAACGCTGGGAGAGGGTGCTTTATATAATTGTACAGGGTTAATTGAAATTTATTTGTCTGATTCTTTGACTCAAATACGAGATAATACTTTTAAAGGTTGTGGCAAGATTCAATCACTCGTACTCCCCGAGAATATTACTTCAATTGGAGCCTATGCATTTAGTTATTGTGAAAATATTACTGAGTTAATAATACCAAGTACTGTTAATTATATAGGAGAATATGCTTTTGAACGCTGTAAATCTTTAATATCAATCAATATTCCACCGTTGATAACATTAATTAATGATGGGACCTTTTATGGTTGTATAATGCTTTCAGAAATAGAATTACCATCAGCTCTTTCAATAATTGGTGATGCAGCATTTCAAGGCTGCAATAGCTTGTCGAATTTCAGAATACCTGATTCAGTTCAAAGCATTGGAGAACGGGCTTTTGCAGCTTGTAGTTCAATTACAGATATCAGTTTACCTGAAGGTTTGGGAATAGTAAGTTATCATTTATTTTCAGGTTGTAGTGAATTAGTATCAATTACTATTCCTTCTTCTATTAGATCTTTAGAGGATGGCGCTTTTAGTTCTTGTTCAAGATTAAAATCTATCGAATTACCTGATTCGATCACAATAATACCTGATTATTCTTTTTTTCGTTGCTATGAGTTAACTAGTATAATAATACCAATGGCTACAACAAATATAGGCTATCATGCCTTTTATTATTGCGAAAATCTTACAACAATTACTTTACAAGAAAATATACAGAAAATTGGCGATGGTGCTTTTCTTACAAATAGTGGTCTTGAAACGACTCTTTACGTATATTCGGTATATCCACCAAAAATAACTCACCTGGGGTTATCTACGGAATTAACATCAATTTTTGTACCAGCTCAAGCTATTAATAACTATATGAATAGTCCTGATTGGTTGATTTATAAAGATTCAATTAATAGCATGGAATAA